From the Cyanobium sp. M30B3 genome, the window GCAGCTGGTGCGAATCCAGGTTTCCTCACCGCCGGGCATCTGGATGCGCAGACGACGGCCATCCAGGGGCGTCACCAAGGCGCCGAGGCTGCTCAGCAGGGCCTCCACCTTGGAGGTGCGCAGGTCGTGGTGCAGGGGGTGGGCGAACAGGGCCTCCAACGTGCGCTGGTGATGGCGTTGGATGCCGGCGGAGGGATGGGGGTTGTCGGCCATGCCACGGCTCAGGGGGCTGAAGCCGTTATGACGAGCTCAGCGGCAGGCGGCTGACAAGGGCAGCGGCATCTCAGCCAGGGTGAGAGAGCGGGCAGGTACGGGCTGGGGATGGCGGCGAATGCGCACGCGATAGGTGCAGTGGGCGGGCCCGAAATGCTCGATCAGGGCCTCCCGGGCCTCGTGCTGCAACTCCTCCAGGGTGGCGGCGGCAATGGGCAGGGGCAGTTCCTTGGCCCTTGCCTCCAGATGGCCCGGCCGTTCGGCCAGCACATGGAACACAACTTCTCGCATGCCGGTATGGCTCTCACTCTGCGCCCATCCTTGACCCGGGAGCACCGACCTGCGGGTGCCCGCTGATACGGGGAACCGGCCTGTTTGCCCCAGCCCCGGCCGGGGCTGGCGTGCTGGAGGGGAGCCAGCCGTCGCCAGCACACACTGCGCTGAATCCGCTCGATCGGGGTGTCCTCCCGGACCAGGATCAGGATCCGCAGCGCTTTTCAATAAATCGCGTGATTGGCCTCCAGTTCGTCGAGGGTGAGGGCCGTGGTGAAGGTGGGCTGCGCCATGGAATGCCAACGTTCGTGGCGTCCTGATTCGGGCGGAATCTGCAGGAAGCGATGCCCCCTTTTGGGGGCATTTTTCAGCTGTTGAAGGTCACGAAAGAGCGTCAAGATGCAGCATGGTCGGGTTCAATGGCATGCGCTTCGATGGCTGACACTCCCTATCTCGTGGCCCTGGCCCTGACGGAGCAGGACGGACGGCGCAGCCTGCCGCTCTGCGGCAGATCCCAGCCCGCTTCGGCCGCCTCCGCCGACGATCCCGGCGACAACGGCCGCGCTCTGGCCCTGGAACTGTTGCTGCGCCTCTGGCAGCGCAGCGACGACGGCCCCCTGCGGCGGGCTGCCGGTCCGGAGAGCCTGCTGTTGGTGGAACTGCCGCTGGAGGTGATGAGCGAGCAGCTGCCGGTGCTCAAGGCCAACTGGATCAACACGGGGGATACGGCCGCGCTGCTCGAGAGCCTGAAAGCCCTGGTGAACCGGGGCTGGCGCATCCACGTGGCCAAGTACGAGCCGGTGTCCTTTCCCAGCTGGCCCTGAGCTGCATGCGGCTGGGGACCGCCCTCAGCTGATCGAGGCCCACGGGCAGGAGCCCAGGGTGCGCTGGCGCTCGGCGGCCAGATCCTGATCCACCTGGGCCAGGCGCTCCAGCACCAGCTCGAGATCCACGCTGGCCAGTTCTCCGTCACGGCCCCACTGCAGGCAGGTGCGGCCCAGACAACTGCCGATCTGGTGGCTGGTTGCGCGCTTCATCCCGGTCACCACTGGATCGACCTCCATCTTCAAGGGCTGACAAGGCCCGCTGAGCCCCCCAAACGGGGGCATTTCCGCGGCACGGCGCAGATCCGGCACCCGTTTACGTCAAATGGCGCCCCAGAAGGTCCATACCGTTCGCTCAGGTGTCTGAGGGGCAGGCTTTGGCTGTGGGGTCGGTTCCTGCCGTGCTGGAGGCGGTGCTCAGCAGCGCCGATGTGCGCATGGGCGGTGATCGCGCCTGGGACCTGCAGTTCAGCGATCCCAGGGCAGAGCGCACCGTGGTGGAGGCCGTGCTGGAACGGGGCTCCCTCGGGCTGGGCGACAGCTATGTGGATGGGCTGTGGGACTGCACCGCCCTCGATCAGCTGTTCACCCGGCTGCTGCTCGCCCAGGGAGACAGCCGGCTGGCCCAGGGCGGCCGGCTGCGCAGCGCCCTCTGGCTGCTGCGCGAGCGGCTGCTCAATCTGCAGTCGCCGGTCCGCTCCACCCTGGTGGCCCGCCGCCACTACGACATCGCCCCCGAGGTGTACGCGGCGATGCTCGATCCCTGGCTGCAGTACAGCTGCGGCTACTGGCAACGGGCCCGCGGGCTGGAGGAAGCCCAGGAGCACAAGCTGCGGCTGATCTGCGAAAAGCTGGAGCTCCGAGCCGGCCAGCGCCTGCTGGACATCGGCTGCGGCTGGGGCGGCCTGGCGGCCTATGCCGCCCGCCACTACGGCGTGGAGGTGGTGGGCATCACCCTCTCGGGCGAGCAGCTGCGCCTGGCCCGCAGCCGCTGGCCCGACCTGCCGCTGCGCTTTGAGCGCTGCGACTACCGGCAGCTGGAGCAGCTGGGCTGCGCCCCCTTCGACCGGGTGGTGTCGGTGGGGATGTACGAGCACGTGGGGCCCCGCAACGCCGCCGCCTTTTTCTCGGCGGCCCGCAACGCCATCCAGGACGACGGGCTGTTGCTGCTGCACACGATCGGCTACCGCTGCCACAGCCCCCACGGCGATCCCTGGATCGACACCCACGTGTTCCCCAATGGCCGGCTGCCGGCCCCGGGCGAGCTGGCCACGGCGCTGGAGGGGGGCTGGCTGATCGAGGACTGGCAGAACTTCGGCGCCGACTACGACCACACCTTGATGGCCTGGCACGCCAACGTGGAAGCGGCCTGGCCCGAGCTGGCAGGGGAGTTGGCGGCCGCGTTCGGGGGCAGGGCGGAGGCGGAGCGGTTCCGCCGCTTCTGGCGCTACTACCTGCTGTGCTGCGCCGGCTTCTTCCGCTCCCGTCAGGGCCAGCTCTGGCAGCTGGTGCTGAGCCGGAGCAACCTGGCCGCAGCGCCCCGGCGCCCGCCGTACCGCTCGATCCGGGTGGGACCCTGCCCGCTGGCGAAGACCCACTGCCAGGCTGGGGGGCGTTGACGCAGGGGCGCCGCAGCCCGCCACCGCACCATGGACCACCCCCTCTGGATGCCGGTGCCCTGGGTGGTGTTTGCCCAGGCCCGCCAGCGGCTGGAGCGGCTCTGGCAGCAGGATCGACCGGACAGATGAAGGGAAGTGGCGCCATGCCAGCCAGAGCCCCTGGCGCGAACCTCCTGCTGACGTTCATCCTGATCGTGCTGGCCGGCTGCAGCGGGCAGGGGAGCAGGTGGGCGGAGGGGGCCTGCAGGGATGGCACGGCCAACTGCGCCGCCGCCGAGGCCCCCGCCGGCATGCGCCAGGTGCGCAGGGGCCACAGGATGGTGAGCACGGAGTGGGTGGAGCGCACCAACCGGGAATCGGGCGGCCTGGATATCGGCCTGAAGGCCCGGTGGGCACCGGTGATCGAGCGGCGCTGAGACGACCGTTCAGCAGTTGTACAGCGCCTGATTGGCACAGCGCCTGATTGCCGCTGCTGCAGTGCGGTGGTTGAACGATCAGCCCTGCTGAAGCGTGGAGTTTTCCCCAGCTGCCAGCCCTTTTCCCACAGAAAGCGGAGGGTTTTCCCCCGCTTTCGCGGGCAAGACCCAGCGCGTCGCCACAGGTCTGGGCCGGTGGATGGGGAAAAAAGGTTCTGCCCTGGACGCCCCTGCCCAGCCGCCCCAACTGGGATCACTACCGCCTGCTGGAGGCCGCCGGATGCTGTGAAAACGGAGAGGGTGTCCGTCTAACTAGAGAGGCAGAACGACTGCAGCACAGACGGTCTCACCCAGTAAGAAACGTGGCTATCCCAATAAATACCCCAACTTTCTCCTGGGGCTCTGCGGGAAGGCATGGGTCTAGATGGGTCCATCCCTTGAAAAAGGGTCGCGCAGCACGAGGGCCTTGGCAAGGAGAGGCAAAGGGCCCAGGGCTGATCTTTTGACTACCGGGGGGCGATGAAGGCTTGATAGGCCCCATGAACCCTCATGAGGCGTTCGCATCTCCTCTACGGGCCGATCTTGTGAGCGCCTTGGGAACGCTGTGGTGATCGTTAGCGCTGATGAGTGCTCATGGGGCTAGGCAATCCCGTAAATAACAGATAGCCCCTGAATGGTCCGTTAGATACAGCGAGATAATTCATATTGGTCCGTTAAATACAATGGGGTCATCGGGAGCCAAGCACTTCCCGATAGCAACTTTACCCATTCTAATCATGACAATGACTGAGAAATTGTCGGCCGAGGAGAGGCTGTGCGCGGGTTTGATTCAGGCCATGGAGCCAGGGGTGAACCCCTGGCGCAAGCCCTGGAATGCGCAACAGGGGCAGCACCGAAACCCGATCTCCGGAGCTGTGTACAGCGGCGCCAATCCCATTGTCCTTGAGCTGGCTCTTAGCCTGCGTGGATCGGATCTGCCCCTTTGGTGTGGGTATGGGCAGGCTAAAGCGCAGGGCTGGTACCCGCGCAAGGGGAGCAAGGCTGCACTGATTCTCCGCCCGGAAATTCACAAGCGGGAAGAGCAGGATGAGAACGGGGAGTTGGTGGAATTTGCATGGACAACCTACAAAGCAACCAACGTCTTCAACTTTGCGGACCTTGAAGGTGACGGGCTCACAGTGGCGATCGATGCGGCTATGGGGGAGGTGCCGCCTCCCAGGGCCGAGAGCGAGCGTCTTGAGGCTGCGGAGGCGGTTCTGATGGCGTGGGAGGTTCAGCCCAGCTTCGGGGGCTCACGGGCGTTCTACGTGCCCAGTACGGATGCAATCTGCCTGCCATTGCCGGAGCGATTCGAGACGGCCGCGGCTTTTGTCGCAACATGGTGCCACGAGACGATTCACTCAACCGGCCACAAATCCCGTCTTGCTCGCGACCTATCAGGCCGCATGGGCAGCGACAGCTATGCCCGCGAGGAACTGGTAGCCGAGTTGGGGGCTTTCCTACTCTGCAGACGGCTGGAGGTGGCCTCGTGCAGCGAGAATCACGCGGCATATATGGAAAGCTGGATTAGGGTTTTGCGTGAATCGCCAAGGGTGCTGCTCAAGGTGCTGAGTGATGCAAGGAAGGCGGCAGACTTGCTCTGTCCGGGATAGAGACAAGGCCACCACCCCGATCAGGGTGGTGGTTGGGCCGTTATATTTCTTGGATGCTGATTCAAATCAGCCAAACACCAGACCCACCGGTCTGACGCCGAGTGCCGGCAGTGTGCCGGAATAGCCGGTGATGTTCACCATCAGGTCGGCGGTGAGGCTGCGAGCGGCGCTGCCGTTGTTGATCAGCAGGTAGGTGCCGGCGATGGCGGCGTTGGTGGAACGAACCAGGGCGGCGGCATTCGCTGCCAGGGGTTGGTTCCCGGCGGCGCGGCCATTGGCATCGGCGAACACCGCATTGGCCAGGGCGGCGAGGGTGGAGGCGGTGCTGTTGTCGGCGGCGCGGGAAAAGGCCACCGGAGCGGCATGGAGCTGCCCTCGGCCATTGAGCGGGGCAATCTTGTCCTGGCCAAAGCGGAAATCGGTAATCCGATCCGGGGTGCGGATGCGGGATTGGCCAAAGCGGAAACCGAACACATCGGGCCCGGCACCACCGGTGAGGGTGTCCTGGCCGGCGAGGCCATCAATGAACTCAGGACGTCTGGTGCCAACGATCGTGTCGGCGGCGCTGGTGCCGATCAGGTCGTCATTGCGGATGATGCCGGTGGCGCGGGCGGTGCTGATCGAGGCGAAGGAGGGATCAGAGAGGGTCACGCGGAACTGTTCATCTGCCTCTTGGTCGCGATCAGCGCGCACATTCACGGTGATGGTGCGAGAGGTTTCGCCATTTAGAAATCGGACGGTGCCGGTAGGGAGCACACCGCGTTCAAAGTCGGCGGCATCGGCGGGGTTGGCACCGATACCGGTCACCGCCCAGTTGGCTGAACTGGCCTGTGAGATATCCCCAGCGCGTGTCACGGTGAAGGTGAACAGTGTACTTCCAGCGGAGCCTTCTGCCTTGACAGCACTGTTTCTGGAAATCGTCAGTTGAGGTGGCGGTGGTTCATCGTCGTTGGTAATCGTGCCGATCGCCGTGGAGAAGGCAGGATCGATGGAAGCGCCGGATGGCTCGGAAAGGGAGACGGTGAACTGCTCATCTGGTTCTAAGGTCTTGTCACCAGCAATGCGGACGGTGATATTGCGTGCGCTCTGGCCGGCGAGGAAGCGAACGGTGCCGGATGGGAAACGGCCATTAGCGAAATCGGCCATATCGGCGGGATTGTCACCAGAGCCAGTGACAGTCCAGCGGGCCGTGCTTTCAGCGGAGAGGTCCCCAGTGCGGGTGACGCGGAAGGTGAAGGGAGTGAACTTGCTGTTGCCTTCTGACTTAATTGCTGAAAGAGGTGCAATCGCAACAACTGGAGGCAGATATGGAATAATTCCTGCTGGTGTTAAAACCTCTTCAGCAAATCCCTGACTATCTGTGTAGGTGCTGAGTAGGCGGATCTCCTTCCCTTCCTGGGCTTTGCCAATGGTCAGCTCTGGTCCTGTGCGGATTGTGGTCCAATTGGTACTATCGACCGAAGCCTGCCAGGTGTAGGAAATTGGCGAACCGTTTCCGTCGGGATCGGATGTGGCGAGACTAGCGGTGAGGGTTTGACCGACGACAGGCGTGCCCGATATGGTGAAGGTGGCTTGACCGTCGTTACTTGGCTGTACAATGATATTGACTGCAGAATGGAAGCCGTCATTGTTGTAGTCACCTACGGTAAAGAGATAAGAGGCAAATTGAGGGCTGGCAAGATAGGGTTGAACTCTAATGTTAAAGGTGTATACTTGAAAGATAGAGTAGAGACTGCCATCGGTGGCAATCTCCGATCTCGATGGCGCCGGGAATGTGTAGGAAAAGCTTGGAGTTCCAGCATCCAGATAACTTGTTGAATTGTAAACACGTTGCTTAAAGCCATTACCAGTAACAGCGTAAACTTCTAGGCCTCCTTGCAAGCCTATTGGCGCCGCCTGTCCGAAGCTCGGCCGCCAATTGTAAGAACGCCTAATGCTAAAACTTACATTTCCTCCGCTTTCAGGAATAAAGATATTATGACCTGCTTGATTCAAGGGTGTCATGGTACCCGTGAGGCGGACTCTGCTCCCCTCCCCTAGCACTTCATGAGTGGGTACTGATGAGAATTGAACAGCAATATCTTGTCCTTCGATTACCACGCTTCCATTGTCGTCTAATGCATCTGAGCTGTTGCTACTACTTGGAAGAAGCGCCTTGGCGAACGTGGCGCCTTCGTCTCCTGGTGTATCAAGTTCATTCAGCTTGCTATCAAGATAGTGCCCTAACTCCTCAGTGAGTACCGCAAGAGCCTTGGTGGTTGGAGCATGTTGTAGCCAGTGATCATTAAGGTAGATAGTGCCTGTACTGTCTGAATAAGCCCCAGCCGCCCCAGGCATGGAGCTGGCTGGTAGCAGAATGATCGGAGGCAGGCCGCTGAAATCCTTAACCGTCCACTGTGCTGTGAGTTCACTGAGCAGCTCAGGCTCCCCATCGAGCAGCAAAGCCTCCTGGGCCGCAGCACTCAGTCGCCCATCGGCCGCCCACCTCTGCAGCAACAGATGCCAGTCGGGCAGAAGGGTTGCGAGTCTGTCGGTGGCCATCGATCTATTCACTCAGATAGGGCTTCAGCCAAAGGGTGGCTTCAGCCTTTCTTCCACTCTACATCTAGGGCGGCATCCGAGAGCTACAGAACCTAATGGCACCCGTAGGAACGGAGGCTATTGGACGGAGCACTGAAAAGCACAGGAACTCTTAGAAGCACTGCGCGTCAGGCCCTCTTGGTCAATCAAGTCAACAAGCTCACACTTCAAATCCGTCGAGCAGCCCTCATCTCTGATCCCTCTATTCTTTGATTTGTATCATCAGCATTCGCTGACATCTCGTTCAATCTTGTAGTGGCGAGATCGTTGTTCGTTGAAAGGATCTTGTAGCGGCTTTTCGCCGTAAAGCACACGACTTTCTACGATGTACGAGATCGCCTATGATTTTGATACCAATCAAATGGAACTCATCTTGGGACCCGGCTACCGGAATGCTTATTCTCAGTTTAAGCGTTTTCTCAAGAAGCGAGGTTTCACCTTTCAGCAGTGTTCCCTACTCTATGGAGATCCATCAGTCACAAGTGTGAGCGCAGTACTTGCGATACAGAATGCTGCTGTGGCATTCCCATGGCTACAGCATTGTGTAACTGATATTCGGATTCTTAGTATTATGAACAACGATGACATGCGATCCGCCATCACAATTGGAGCACGCATGGCGGGTCAAGCTAGTTCGGATGTTGGATGAGGTATTTTCTTGTTTTGCGATAATATAGCTCTGATATGGCTTCCCGGGCGGTCCCAATTCGCCTCCCGTGAATA encodes:
- the cfa gene encoding cyclopropane fatty acyl phospholipid synthase; its protein translation is MSEGQALAVGSVPAVLEAVLSSADVRMGGDRAWDLQFSDPRAERTVVEAVLERGSLGLGDSYVDGLWDCTALDQLFTRLLLAQGDSRLAQGGRLRSALWLLRERLLNLQSPVRSTLVARRHYDIAPEVYAAMLDPWLQYSCGYWQRARGLEEAQEHKLRLICEKLELRAGQRLLDIGCGWGGLAAYAARHYGVEVVGITLSGEQLRLARSRWPDLPLRFERCDYRQLEQLGCAPFDRVVSVGMYEHVGPRNAAAFFSAARNAIQDDGLLLLHTIGYRCHSPHGDPWIDTHVFPNGRLPAPGELATALEGGWLIEDWQNFGADYDHTLMAWHANVEAAWPELAGELAAAFGGRAEAERFRRFWRYYLLCCAGFFRSRQGQLWQLVLSRSNLAAAPRRPPYRSIRVGPCPLAKTHCQAGGR
- a CDS encoding DUF1738 domain-containing protein, with product MTEKLSAEERLCAGLIQAMEPGVNPWRKPWNAQQGQHRNPISGAVYSGANPIVLELALSLRGSDLPLWCGYGQAKAQGWYPRKGSKAALILRPEIHKREEQDENGELVEFAWTTYKATNVFNFADLEGDGLTVAIDAAMGEVPPPRAESERLEAAEAVLMAWEVQPSFGGSRAFYVPSTDAICLPLPERFETAAAFVATWCHETIHSTGHKSRLARDLSGRMGSDSYAREELVAELGAFLLCRRLEVASCSENHAAYMESWIRVLRESPRVLLKVLSDARKAADLLCPG